In Streptomyces alboniger, the following are encoded in one genomic region:
- a CDS encoding GntR family transcriptional regulator, with amino-acid sequence MRIPAHSVCTAIRDDIVSGVYERGGRLAEELLARRYGVSRVPVREALRTLEAEGFVVTRRHAGACVAEPTEQEAADLLELRTLLEPLAAARAAQRRTDAHLKVLRGLVRLGQQRSRKGQGEDLRSLDGWFHETLAQASGSPGLITLLTQLRHKIAWMYVVEPPAAPVESWAEHAAIVDAVARGDADRARALTTSHAERANSAHRLRHSPRGGRDAPRGGRVRDMQHDVNTAGFPS; translated from the coding sequence ATGCGCATTCCCGCGCACTCGGTATGCACGGCCATCCGGGACGACATTGTCTCCGGTGTCTACGAAAGGGGCGGTCGGCTCGCCGAGGAGCTTCTCGCGCGCCGGTACGGCGTCTCGCGCGTCCCTGTGCGCGAGGCCCTGCGCACCCTGGAGGCCGAGGGCTTCGTCGTCACGCGGCGGCACGCGGGCGCCTGTGTCGCCGAGCCCACGGAGCAGGAGGCCGCCGACCTCCTGGAGCTGCGCACGCTGCTCGAACCCCTCGCCGCGGCCCGCGCCGCCCAGCGCCGCACCGACGCGCACCTCAAGGTCCTGCGCGGCCTCGTCCGGCTGGGCCAGCAGCGGTCACGAAAGGGCCAGGGGGAGGATCTGCGCTCGCTGGACGGCTGGTTCCACGAGACGCTCGCCCAGGCATCCGGCAGCCCCGGCCTCATCACGCTGCTCACCCAGCTCCGGCACAAGATCGCCTGGATGTACGTCGTAGAGCCCCCGGCCGCGCCGGTCGAGTCCTGGGCCGAGCACGCGGCGATCGTCGACGCGGTGGCCCGCGGGGACGCAGACCGGGCCAGGGCGCTCACCACGAGCCACGCGGAGCGGGCGAACTCCGCGCACCGATTGCGCCATTCACCACGGGGCGGGCGTGACGCACCGCGGGGTGGCCGCGTGAGGGATATGCAACATGACGTAAACACGGCGGGCTTCCCGAGTTAA
- a CDS encoding M23 family metallopeptidase, giving the protein MAFTRATGKHRRPSRLTRTTANVAGVAALTTTGVIGGMAAPALAAADDAALEHTGLTQAISVGGSLAETIDAQAAAQRQAADDAAAAKLAEAAAKKKAAEDKRKAEAEAKVKAKKEREAKERAAREAERKRLNTYVSPIAGSYVSTGYQTGGAMWSSGSHTGVDFHAASGTTVHAVGGGTVVEAGWGGAYGNNVVIKMNDGTYTQYGHMSSLSVTVGQTVTPGQQIGLSGSTGNSSGPHLHFEARTGADYGSDIDPVAYLRSHGVNV; this is encoded by the coding sequence ATGGCGTTCACCCGTGCCACCGGGAAGCACCGTCGTCCCAGCCGCCTCACCCGCACCACTGCGAACGTCGCGGGTGTCGCCGCGCTCACCACCACCGGCGTCATCGGCGGCATGGCCGCCCCCGCGCTCGCCGCCGCCGACGACGCGGCCCTCGAGCACACCGGACTCACCCAGGCGATATCCGTCGGCGGTTCACTCGCCGAGACGATCGACGCGCAGGCCGCCGCCCAGCGGCAGGCCGCCGACGACGCGGCCGCCGCCAAGCTGGCCGAAGCGGCCGCCAAGAAGAAGGCCGCGGAGGACAAGCGCAAGGCCGAGGCCGAGGCCAAGGTGAAGGCCAAGAAGGAGCGCGAGGCCAAGGAGCGCGCCGCCCGGGAGGCCGAGCGCAAGCGCCTGAACACCTACGTCTCCCCGATCGCCGGCTCGTACGTCTCCACGGGCTACCAGACCGGTGGCGCCATGTGGTCCTCCGGCAGCCACACGGGCGTCGACTTCCACGCCGCGTCCGGCACCACGGTCCACGCCGTCGGCGGCGGCACCGTCGTCGAGGCGGGCTGGGGCGGCGCCTACGGCAACAACGTCGTGATCAAGATGAACGACGGTACGTACACCCAGTACGGCCACATGTCGTCCCTCAGCGTCACCGTCGGCCAGACGGTCACCCCGGGCCAGCAGATAGGCCTCTCGGGCTCCACCGGCAACTCCAGTGGCCCGCACCTCCACTTCGAGGCCCGCACCGGCGCCGACTACGGCTCGGACATCGACCCCGTGGCGTACCTCCGCTCGCACGGCGTCAACGTCTGA
- a CDS encoding HPr family phosphocarrier protein, which yields MAERRVNVGWAEGLHARPASIFVRAATAAGVPVTIAKADGNPVNAASMLAVLGLGAQGGEEIVLASDAEGADAALDRLAKLVAEGLEELPETV from the coding sequence ATGGCTGAGCGCCGCGTCAACGTCGGCTGGGCCGAGGGCCTCCACGCCCGACCCGCCTCCATCTTCGTCCGCGCGGCCACGGCCGCCGGCGTCCCCGTGACGATCGCCAAGGCCGACGGCAACCCGGTCAACGCCGCCTCGATGCTCGCGGTGCTCGGCCTGGGCGCCCAGGGCGGCGAGGAGATCGTGCTCGCCTCCGACGCCGAGGGTGCGGACGCCGCCCTCGACCGTCTGGCGAAGCTGGTCGCGGAGGGCCTTGAGGAGCTCCCCGAGACGGTCTGA
- a CDS encoding M16 family metallopeptidase: MPMGHTATAEAGSGGLTATEHRLANGLRVVLSEDHLTPVAAVCLWYDVGSRHEVKGRTGLAHLFEHLMFQGSKQVPGNGHFELVQGAGGSLNGTTSFERTNYFETMPAHQLELALWLEADRMGSLLSALDEESMENQRDVVKNERRQRYDNVPYGTAFEKLTALSYPEGHPYHHTPIGSMADLDAATLEDARAFFRTYYAPNNAVLSVVGDIDPEQTLAWVEKYFGSIPSHDGKQPPRDGSLPERIGEELREVVEEEVPARALMAAYRLPEDGTRACDAADLALTVLGSGDSSRLYNRLVRRDRTAVAAGFGLLRLAGAPSLGWLDVKTSGDVEVPVIEAAVDEELARFAAEGPTPEEMERAQAQLEREWLDRLGTVAGRADELCRYAVLFGDPQLALTAVQRVLDVTAEEVQEVAKARLRPDNRAVLVYEPVTATDGADETDEEEEAAK; this comes from the coding sequence ATGCCCATGGGTCACACGGCCACAGCCGAGGCCGGCTCCGGCGGCCTGACAGCGACCGAGCACCGGCTGGCCAATGGCCTGCGCGTGGTGCTCTCCGAGGACCACCTGACCCCGGTCGCCGCGGTCTGCCTCTGGTACGACGTCGGCTCCCGCCACGAGGTCAAGGGGCGAACCGGCCTCGCTCACCTTTTCGAGCACCTGATGTTCCAGGGCTCGAAGCAGGTGCCCGGCAACGGCCACTTCGAGTTGGTCCAGGGCGCGGGCGGCTCGCTCAACGGCACGACGAGCTTCGAGCGCACCAACTACTTCGAGACGATGCCCGCCCACCAGTTGGAGCTGGCCCTGTGGCTCGAGGCCGACCGGATGGGCTCGCTGCTCTCCGCGCTCGACGAGGAGTCCATGGAGAACCAGCGCGACGTCGTCAAGAACGAGCGCCGCCAGCGCTACGACAACGTCCCGTACGGGACCGCCTTCGAGAAGCTGACCGCGCTCTCGTACCCGGAGGGCCACCCCTACCACCACACACCGATCGGCTCCATGGCCGACCTGGACGCGGCCACCCTTGAGGACGCCCGCGCGTTCTTCCGCACGTACTACGCGCCCAACAACGCGGTGCTGTCGGTCGTCGGCGACATCGACCCGGAGCAGACGCTCGCCTGGGTCGAGAAGTACTTCGGGTCGATCCCCTCCCACGACGGCAAACAGCCCCCGCGGGACGGCTCCCTCCCGGAGCGCATCGGCGAGGAGCTGCGCGAGGTCGTCGAGGAGGAGGTCCCGGCGCGCGCCCTGATGGCCGCCTACCGCCTCCCCGAGGACGGCACGCGCGCGTGCGACGCGGCCGACCTGGCGCTGACCGTCCTCGGCAGCGGCGACTCCTCCCGGCTCTACAACCGGCTCGTGCGCCGCGACCGTACCGCCGTCGCGGCCGGGTTCGGGCTGCTGCGCCTGGCCGGCGCGCCCTCGCTCGGCTGGTTGGACGTGAAGACCTCCGGCGATGTCGAGGTCCCGGTCATCGAGGCCGCCGTCGACGAGGAACTCGCCCGGTTCGCCGCGGAGGGTCCCACTCCGGAGGAGATGGAGCGCGCCCAGGCACAGCTGGAGCGCGAGTGGCTCGACCGGCTCGGCACGGTCGCGGGCCGCGCGGACGAACTCTGCCGGTACGCGGTCCTGTTCGGCGACCCGCAGCTCGCCCTCACCGCCGTCCAGCGCGTCCTGGACGTCACCGCGGAGGAGGTCCAGGAGGTCGCCAAGGCCCGCCTGCGCCCCGACAACCGCGCGGTCCTCGTGTACGAGCCCGTGACGGCCACCGACGGCGCCGACGAGACCGACGAGGAAGAGGAGGCGGCGAAGTGA
- a CDS encoding M16 family metallopeptidase — protein sequence MSEAATMQFHPQPQAGQAKPWAFPAPERSTLPNGLTVLRCDRPGQQVVAVEVNLEAPLDAEPEGLDGVATIMARAFNEGTDKHSAEEFAAELDRCGATMDAHADHPGVRVSLEVPVSRLPKALGLLSDALRAPAFADSEIERLVRNRLDEIPHEAANPARRAAKELSRQLFPATSRISRPRQGTEETVTAIDSAAVRAFYEKHVRPATAALVVVGDLAGTDLDAVLADTVGTWTGGTAEARPMPPITADDTGRVVIVDRPGAVQTQLLIGRIGPDRHDRIWPAQVLGTYCLGGTLTSRLDRVLREEKGYTYGVRAFSQVLRSAPDGTGAAMLAISGSVDTESTGPALDDLWKVLRTLAAEGLTDAERDVAVQNLVGVAPLKFEMASSVAATLADQVEQNLPDDFQAQLYRQLAATGTVEATAAVVSAFPEDHLVTVLVGDAAQIEEPVRALGIGEVSVVTG from the coding sequence GTGAGCGAGGCCGCGACGATGCAGTTCCACCCGCAGCCCCAGGCCGGCCAGGCCAAGCCGTGGGCCTTCCCCGCCCCCGAGCGCTCCACCCTGCCCAACGGCCTCACGGTGCTGCGCTGCGACCGCCCCGGCCAGCAGGTCGTCGCCGTCGAGGTCAACCTCGAGGCGCCTTTGGACGCCGAGCCGGAGGGCCTCGACGGCGTCGCCACCATCATGGCGAGGGCCTTCAACGAAGGCACCGACAAGCACTCCGCGGAGGAGTTCGCCGCCGAGCTCGACCGCTGCGGCGCCACGATGGACGCGCACGCCGACCACCCCGGCGTCCGGGTCTCCCTCGAAGTCCCGGTCTCCCGCCTCCCCAAGGCGCTCGGCCTGCTCTCCGACGCCCTGCGCGCCCCCGCCTTCGCGGACAGCGAGATCGAGCGCCTCGTCCGGAACCGCCTGGACGAGATCCCGCACGAGGCCGCCAATCCCGCGCGCCGCGCCGCCAAGGAGCTGTCCAGGCAGCTGTTCCCGGCGACCTCGCGCATCTCCCGCCCCCGCCAGGGCACCGAGGAGACGGTCACCGCCATCGACTCGGCCGCGGTGCGCGCCTTCTACGAGAAGCACGTCCGCCCCGCCACGGCCGCCCTGGTGGTCGTCGGCGACCTCGCGGGCACCGACCTGGACGCCGTCCTCGCGGACACCGTCGGCACCTGGACGGGCGGCACCGCCGAGGCCCGCCCGATGCCGCCGATCACCGCCGACGACACGGGCCGCGTCGTCATCGTGGACCGCCCCGGAGCCGTCCAGACGCAGCTCCTCATCGGCCGCATCGGCCCGGACCGGCACGACAGGATCTGGCCCGCCCAGGTCCTCGGCACGTACTGCCTGGGCGGCACCCTCACCTCCCGCCTGGACCGCGTCCTGCGCGAGGAGAAGGGATACACCTACGGCGTACGGGCGTTCAGCCAGGTCCTGCGCTCCGCCCCGGACGGCACGGGCGCCGCGATGCTCGCCATCAGCGGATCGGTGGACACCGAGTCCACGGGTCCCGCGCTCGACGACCTCTGGAAGGTCCTGCGCACGCTCGCCGCGGAGGGCCTGACCGACGCCGAGCGCGACGTGGCGGTGCAGAACCTGGTGGGCGTTGCCCCGCTCAAGTTCGAGATGGCCTCCTCCGTGGCCGCCACGCTCGCCGACCAGGTCGAGCAGAACCTCCCGGACGACTTCCAGGCGCAGCTCTACCGGCAGTTGGCGGCGACCGGCACCGTGGAGGCCACCGCGGCCGTCGTGAGCGCCTTCCCGGAGGACCACCTGGTGACGGTCCTCGTCGGGGATGCCGCACAGATCGAGGAGCCCGTCAGGGCGCTCGGCATCGGCGAAGTGAGTGTGGTCACGGGCTGA
- a CDS encoding DNA gyrase/topoisomerase IV subunit A: protein MARRSTKTPPPDDSFEEKILDIDVVDEMQGSFLEYAYSVIYSRALPDARDGMKPVHRRIVYQMNEMGLRPDRGYVKCARVVGEVMGKLHPHGDASIYDALVRMAQPFSMRLPLVDGHGNFGSLGNDDPPAAMRYTECKMADATSLMTESIDENTVDFEPNYDGQEMEPSALPAAYPNLLVNGASGIAVGMATNMPPHNLGEVIAAARHLIKHPGADLETLMKFVPGPDLPTGGKIVGLTGIKDAYESGRGSFKIRATVTVENVTARRKGLIVTELPFSVGPEKVISKIKDLVGAKKLQGIADVKDLTDRSHGLRLVIEIKNGFVPEAVLEQLYKLTPMEESFGINNVALVDGQPLTLGLKELLEVYLDHRFNVVRRRSEFRRGKKRDRLHLVEGLLVALLDIDEVIRLIRSSENSAQAKERLIEHFSLSDIQTQYILDTPLRRLTKYDRIELESERDKLNGEIDELTGILESDAELRKLVSSELASVAKKFGTDRRTVLLESAGSPAATVSLQVADDPCRVLLSSTGLLARTANGEPFTEGETKRVKHDAIVSAVPATARGEVGAVTSEGRLLRLSVVDLPQLPETMGAPNLSGGAPVSELLPLSGDEKLICLMTLDESSPGLALGTEQGVVKRVVPDYPSNKEELEVITLKDGDRIVGAAELRTGEEDLVFITDDAQLLRYQASQVRPQGRPAGGMTGIKLAGNAKVISFTAVDPAAEAVVFTVAGSRGTLDDSVQTTAKLTPFDQYPRKGRATGGVRVQRFLKGEDCLSFAWAGPTPPHAAQRNGTPAELPEIDPRRDGSGVSLAKPVAAVAGPV, encoded by the coding sequence ATGGCCCGCCGCAGCACGAAGACCCCGCCGCCCGACGACTCGTTCGAGGAGAAGATCCTCGACATCGACGTCGTCGACGAGATGCAGGGCTCCTTCCTCGAGTACGCGTATTCGGTCATCTACTCCCGGGCCCTGCCTGATGCCCGCGACGGCATGAAGCCGGTGCACCGCAGGATCGTCTACCAGATGAACGAGATGGGCCTGCGCCCCGACCGCGGCTATGTGAAGTGCGCCCGCGTCGTCGGCGAGGTCATGGGTAAGTTGCACCCCCACGGCGACGCGTCGATCTACGACGCGCTGGTGCGCATGGCCCAGCCCTTCTCGATGCGCCTCCCCCTGGTGGACGGCCACGGCAACTTCGGATCGCTCGGCAACGACGACCCGCCGGCCGCCATGCGGTACACCGAGTGCAAGATGGCCGACGCCACCTCCCTGATGACGGAGTCGATCGACGAGAACACCGTCGACTTCGAGCCGAACTACGACGGCCAGGAGATGGAGCCGTCCGCCCTCCCGGCGGCGTATCCGAACCTCCTGGTCAACGGCGCGTCGGGCATCGCGGTAGGCATGGCGACGAACATGCCGCCGCACAACCTCGGCGAGGTCATCGCCGCGGCCCGCCATCTCATCAAGCACCCGGGGGCCGACCTCGAGACGCTGATGAAGTTCGTCCCGGGCCCCGACCTGCCCACGGGCGGCAAGATCGTCGGCCTGACGGGCATCAAGGACGCGTACGAATCGGGCCGCGGCTCCTTCAAGATCCGCGCGACGGTGACCGTGGAGAACGTGACAGCGCGCCGCAAGGGCCTCATCGTCACGGAACTGCCCTTCTCCGTAGGCCCCGAGAAGGTCATCTCGAAGATCAAGGACCTGGTCGGCGCGAAGAAGCTCCAGGGCATCGCCGACGTCAAGGACCTCACCGACCGCTCCCACGGTCTGCGGCTGGTCATCGAGATCAAGAACGGCTTCGTCCCGGAGGCCGTCCTGGAGCAGCTGTACAAGCTGACGCCGATGGAGGAGTCCTTCGGCATCAACAACGTGGCGCTGGTGGACGGCCAGCCCCTCACCCTCGGCCTCAAGGAGCTGCTGGAGGTCTACCTCGACCACCGGTTCAACGTGGTGCGCCGCCGCAGCGAGTTCCGCCGCGGCAAGAAGCGCGACCGCCTGCACCTGGTCGAGGGGCTGCTGGTCGCCCTCCTGGACATCGACGAGGTCATCCGCCTCATCCGCTCCAGCGAGAACTCCGCGCAGGCCAAGGAGCGCCTGATCGAGCACTTCTCGCTCAGTGACATCCAGACGCAGTACATCCTGGACACCCCGCTGCGCCGCCTGACCAAGTACGACCGCATCGAGCTGGAGTCCGAGCGCGACAAGCTCAACGGCGAGATCGACGAGCTGACCGGCATCCTGGAGTCGGACGCCGAACTGCGCAAGCTGGTCTCCTCCGAACTGGCCTCGGTCGCCAAGAAGTTCGGCACGGACCGGCGCACGGTTCTCCTGGAGTCCGCGGGCTCCCCGGCCGCCACGGTCTCGCTCCAGGTGGCGGACGACCCGTGCCGCGTGCTCCTGTCGTCGACGGGCCTGCTGGCCCGCACGGCCAACGGCGAGCCCTTCACGGAAGGCGAGACCAAGCGCGTCAAGCACGACGCGATCGTGTCCGCGGTGCCGGCCACGGCGCGCGGCGAGGTGGGCGCGGTCACCTCCGAGGGGCGGCTGCTGCGCCTCTCCGTAGTGGACCTCCCGCAGCTGCCGGAGACCATGGGCGCGCCGAATCTCTCCGGAGGGGCGCCCGTTTCGGAGCTGCTTCCCCTGTCGGGGGACGAGAAGCTGATCTGCCTGATGACGCTCGACGAGTCCTCGCCGGGCCTGGCGCTCGGCACCGAGCAGGGCGTGGTCAAGCGCGTGGTGCCCGACTATCCGTCCAACAAGGAGGAGCTGGAGGTCATCACCCTCAAGGACGGCGACCGGATCGTCGGCGCGGCCGAGCTGCGCACCGGCGAGGAGGACCTGGTCTTCATCACGGACGACGCCCAGCTGCTGCGCTACCAAGCCTCCCAGGTGCGCCCCCAGGGCCGCCCCGCGGGCGGCATGACGGGCATCAAGCTCGCCGGCAACGCGAAGGTCATCTCCTTCACGGCCGTGGACCCGGCGGCGGAAGCCGTCGTCTTCACGGTGGCGGGCTCGCGCGGCACGCTCGACGACTCGGTACAGACGACGGCCAAGCTCACTCCGTTCGACCAGTACCCCCGCAAGGGCCGTGCCACGGGCGGCGTGCGCGTCCAGCGGTTCCTGAAGGGCGAGGACTGCCTGAGCTTCGCCTGGGCGGGCCCGACGCCGCCGCACGCGGCCCAGCGCAACGGCACACCGGCCGAGCTGCCCGAGATCGACCCGCGTCGTGACGGCTCGGGCGTCTCTCTCGCGAAGCCCGTGGCCGCGGTGGCGGGCCCGGTGTAG
- a CDS encoding CobW family GTP-binding protein, translated as MNKQQIPVIVLAGFLGSGKTTLLNHLLHRSGGSRIGAIVNDFGSIEIDAMSVAGQLGDSTVSLGNGCLCCAVDAGELDEYLDRLARPSAGIDVIVIEASGLAEPQELVKMLLASENPHIVYGGLVEVVDAAEFDATRGRHPELDRHLGIADLVVVNKTDRVPDEERERILGVVRGLAGRAAVVAASFGRVDVELFFDRAPVGERVGQLSFDDLRDFDEPRDLDHPSDLDAPLDHEADGDHEADGDHHDHLHSAYESLSFTSEAPMEPRSLMALLDSRPEGLYRIKGYVDFGAADPRNRYLVHAVGRFLRFYPQPWAPAEPRLTQLVLIGSGIDVRTLEKELEACRTYAPQADEHGMWGVLRYVQEPDDHPDDQPAGRPDAQR; from the coding sequence TTGAACAAGCAGCAGATCCCGGTCATCGTCCTCGCCGGATTCCTGGGTTCCGGCAAGACCACCCTGCTCAACCATCTACTGCACCGCAGCGGCGGCAGCCGGATCGGGGCGATCGTCAACGACTTCGGGTCGATCGAGATCGACGCGATGTCCGTGGCAGGACAGCTCGGCGACTCCACCGTCTCGCTCGGCAACGGCTGCCTGTGCTGCGCCGTGGACGCCGGCGAACTCGACGAGTACCTGGACCGGCTGGCCAGGCCCTCCGCCGGGATCGACGTCATCGTCATCGAGGCGAGCGGGCTCGCCGAGCCGCAGGAGCTCGTGAAGATGCTGCTCGCCAGCGAGAACCCGCACATCGTGTACGGCGGGCTCGTCGAGGTCGTCGACGCCGCCGAGTTCGACGCCACCAGGGGGCGGCACCCGGAGCTGGACCGGCATCTGGGCATCGCCGACCTCGTCGTGGTCAACAAGACCGACCGGGTGCCCGACGAGGAGCGCGAGCGGATCCTCGGGGTCGTCCGCGGGCTCGCGGGGCGCGCGGCCGTCGTCGCCGCCTCGTTCGGCCGGGTCGACGTGGAACTGTTCTTCGACCGTGCGCCCGTGGGGGAGCGGGTCGGGCAGCTCTCCTTCGATGATCTGCGCGACTTCGACGAGCCGCGCGATCTCGATCATCCGAGTGATCTCGACGCTCCGCTCGACCACGAGGCGGACGGCGATCACGAGGCGGACGGCGATCACCACGATCACCTGCACTCCGCCTACGAAAGCCTCTCCTTCACCTCCGAAGCGCCCATGGAGCCGCGCTCCTTGATGGCCCTGCTCGACAGCAGGCCCGAGGGGCTCTACCGCATCAAGGGGTACGTCGATTTCGGCGCCGCCGACCCGCGGAACCGCTACCTGGTGCACGCCGTCGGCCGGTTTCTGCGCTTCTACCCGCAGCCCTGGGCCCCGGCCGAGCCCCGGCTGACCCAGCTCGTCCTCATCGGGTCCGGCATCGACGTACGCACGCTGGAGAAGGAGCTGGAGGCCTGTCGCACGTACGCCCCACAGGCCGATGAGCACGGCATGTGGGGCGTACTGCGCTACGTCCAGGAGCCGGACGACCATCCGGACGACCAGCCGGCCGGCCGGCCGGACGCGCAGCGCTAG
- a CDS encoding DUF6082 family protein yields the protein MATRNFRVRGVGSAVVAGLVFATGALAVLAAQQRRYEALRRKAEREERSEHHRHAALAAQQRLQFDMLSTAMGDPDLAAVLDTFETPLDARTQRQYLFANALYTNALLAWRVGNLGWDELHGHLRLICQNAIFRNYWAATRPHRASLLESSDEARLGRMVDKLIRDLEAADTDEWWVIGEPPPE from the coding sequence ATGGCCACACGGAATTTTCGGGTACGGGGGGTGGGCTCGGCCGTGGTGGCGGGCCTGGTCTTCGCCACGGGGGCGCTGGCAGTCCTGGCCGCCCAGCAACGCCGGTACGAGGCTCTGCGCCGGAAGGCCGAACGGGAGGAGCGGTCCGAGCACCACCGCCACGCGGCCCTGGCCGCTCAGCAACGGCTCCAGTTCGACATGCTGAGCACCGCCATGGGCGACCCTGACCTGGCAGCGGTCCTCGACACCTTCGAGACTCCGCTGGACGCTCGCACTCAGCGGCAGTACCTGTTCGCCAACGCGCTGTACACCAATGCGCTGCTGGCCTGGCGCGTCGGCAATCTCGGGTGGGACGAGCTGCATGGCCATCTGCGGCTGATCTGCCAGAACGCCATCTTCCGCAACTACTGGGCGGCCACACGACCGCACCGCGCCAGCCTCCTGGAGTCCTCGGACGAAGCGCGCCTGGGCCGAATGGTCGACAAACTCATCCGAGACCTCGAGGCCGCGGACACCGATGAGTGGTGGGTGATCGGTGAACCCCCGCCCGAATAG
- a CDS encoding citrate synthase/methylcitrate synthase gives MPINGSTATATANPAEPVEVPRGLAGVVVTETELGDVRGHEGFYHYRQYSAVELAQSRGFEDVWHLMFYGELPDAAQRAAFAERTATLRHLPAEVRDALPVIARASALSGPLSGLRTALSLFGASKGFRPVYDIDGDRRRADALAASAVVPTLLTALYRLGQGLEPVEPRDDLSYASNYLYMLTGSQPDAARARAIEQYLISTIDHGFNASTFTARVITSTGADVAACLVGAVGALSGPLHGGAPSRALDTLDAIGTRDRIDSWIRERVLAGDRIMGFGHPVYRTEDPRSRMLRGIARQFGGEMVEFAVEVERHVEAILAELKPGRELHTNVEFYAGVVMELCGLPREMFTPTFAAARVVGWSANILEQARDSKIIRPAARYVGPAAPQAVPADD, from the coding sequence ATGCCGATCAATGGCTCCACCGCCACCGCCACTGCCAACCCCGCCGAGCCCGTCGAGGTCCCACGAGGACTCGCGGGTGTCGTGGTCACCGAGACCGAACTCGGAGACGTGAGGGGACATGAGGGCTTCTACCACTACCGGCAGTACTCGGCCGTCGAGCTCGCGCAGAGCCGCGGCTTCGAGGACGTATGGCACCTGATGTTCTACGGAGAGCTGCCGGACGCCGCGCAGAGGGCCGCGTTCGCCGAGCGGACCGCGACCCTGCGGCACCTCCCCGCGGAAGTCCGCGACGCGCTGCCCGTCATCGCCCGCGCCAGCGCGCTGTCGGGACCGCTCTCCGGACTGCGCACCGCCTTGTCGCTCTTCGGGGCATCGAAGGGGTTCCGCCCGGTGTACGACATCGACGGCGACCGGCGCCGCGCGGACGCCCTCGCCGCGTCCGCCGTCGTGCCGACACTGCTCACCGCGCTCTACCGGCTCGGGCAGGGCCTCGAACCCGTGGAGCCGCGGGACGACCTGTCGTACGCGTCCAACTACCTCTACATGCTCACCGGTTCGCAGCCGGATGCCGCGCGTGCGCGGGCGATTGAGCAGTACTTGATCTCCACCATTGACCACGGGTTCAACGCGTCAACATTCACCGCCCGGGTCATCACCTCGACCGGGGCGGATGTGGCGGCTTGCCTGGTGGGCGCCGTCGGCGCGCTGTCGGGGCCACTGCACGGCGGGGCGCCCAGCCGCGCCCTCGACACCCTTGACGCGATCGGGACCCGCGACCGTATCGACAGCTGGATCCGCGAGCGCGTCCTGGCGGGGGACCGCATCATGGGGTTCGGGCACCCCGTCTACCGCACTGAGGATCCGCGCTCGCGGATGCTGCGCGGCATCGCTCGGCAATTCGGCGGCGAGATGGTGGAGTTCGCGGTCGAGGTCGAGCGGCACGTCGAGGCGATCCTGGCGGAGCTGAAGCCCGGGCGTGAGTTGCACACGAACGTGGAGTTCTACGCCGGGGTCGTCATGGAGCTGTGCGGGTTGCCCCGCGAGATGTTCACGCCGACGTTCGCGGCCGCTCGGGTGGTCGGCTGGAGCGCCAACATCCTGGAGCAGGCCCGGGATTCGAAGATCATTCGTCCGGCGGCACGGTATGTGGGCCCGGCAGCGCCCCAGGCGGTTCCGGCTGACGACTGA